The Collimonas sp. PA-H2 genome contains a region encoding:
- the murG gene encoding undecaprenyldiphospho-muramoylpentapeptide beta-N-acetylglucosaminyltransferase has product MSMHQKRLVIMAAGTGGHIFPGLAIAETMRARGWQVSWLGTTHGMESDLVPQHGIEMDKIVFAGLRGKGLAHTVRGTWRMLLSFPACFGILGRRQADVVLGMGGYVTVPGGAMARLRGVPLVLVNADAALLLSNKTLTPLAQRVLFGFPADFGKAASKALVTGNPVRKEILALPLPEQRYSGRIGSLRLLVVGGSLGAKALNDCLPAALALIPAELRPSVTHQSGKQHIEALRSAYAAAGVTAEVVAFIDDMPRRYADADLVICRAGAITVSELTAAGIASVLVPLVASTTSHQRDNARWMATQKAAIHLPQTDLSKERLAALLTRISRQDCQTMAQAAYENGRRDANEAIAQVLEELAGPQ; this is encoded by the coding sequence ATGAGCATGCATCAAAAACGTCTCGTCATCATGGCGGCGGGTACCGGTGGCCACATATTTCCGGGCCTGGCGATTGCCGAGACCATGCGCGCGCGCGGCTGGCAAGTCAGCTGGCTGGGCACCACGCATGGCATGGAATCCGACCTGGTGCCGCAGCATGGCATCGAGATGGACAAGATTGTGTTTGCGGGTTTGCGCGGCAAAGGATTGGCGCATACCGTGCGCGGCACCTGGCGGATGTTGCTGAGTTTTCCGGCTTGCTTCGGCATCCTGGGTCGGCGCCAGGCTGATGTCGTGCTGGGCATGGGCGGCTATGTGACGGTGCCGGGCGGCGCCATGGCGCGTTTGCGCGGCGTGCCGCTGGTGCTGGTGAATGCCGACGCGGCCTTGCTGCTGTCGAACAAAACCTTGACACCATTGGCGCAGCGCGTGCTGTTCGGTTTCCCTGCCGATTTTGGCAAGGCGGCCAGCAAGGCGCTGGTCACCGGCAATCCGGTGCGCAAGGAAATCCTGGCGCTGCCTTTGCCGGAGCAGCGCTACAGCGGGCGCATCGGTTCCTTGCGTCTGCTGGTAGTGGGCGGCAGTCTCGGCGCCAAGGCCTTGAATGATTGCTTGCCGGCGGCGCTAGCGTTGATCCCCGCCGAGCTGCGGCCAAGCGTCACGCATCAGTCGGGCAAACAGCATATCGAGGCCTTGCGCAGCGCTTATGCGGCGGCAGGGGTGACGGCGGAAGTGGTGGCGTTCATCGACGACATGCCGCGCCGCTACGCCGATGCCGACCTGGTGATTTGCCGAGCCGGGGCGATCACGGTGTCGGAACTGACCGCGGCAGGCATCGCCAGCGTATTGGTGCCGCTGGTGGCTTCCACCACCTCGCATCAGCGCGACAATGCGCGCTGGATGGCGACGCAGAAGGCGGCGATTCATTTGCCGCAAACGGATTTAAGCAAAGAGCGCCTGGCCGCGTTGTTGACGCGGATCTCGCGTCAGGACTGCCAAACGATGGCGCAGGCAGCGTATGAAAACGGCCGGCGCGATGCGAACGAAGCAATCGCGCAGGTTTTAGAAGAATTGGCAGGTCCGCAGTGA
- a CDS encoding D-alanine--D-alanine ligase encodes MSKKKTGHQFGKVGVLFGGRSAEREVSIMSGNGVLKALKSRGVDAYLFDPAERSLAELAAEKFDRVFIALHGRYGEDGTLQGALEQLGIPYTGPGVMASAIAMDKVMTKRVWQSAGLPTPRFLVLDAHSATREELRQVPDVLGLPLMLKAPHEGSTIGIAKVAGYSDMSEGFALCAKYDEVVLAEEFIRGRELTVPVLGAGRTARPLPIVEIRAPEGNYDYQHKYFTDDTKYLCPAPLDAALTQRIQALAVQAFRAIGCEGWARVDFMLRDADNEPFLLEINTSPGMTGHSLVPIAAKANGVSYEDLCLEILASAALDLAPTADWKPV; translated from the coding sequence ATGAGCAAAAAAAAGACAGGTCATCAATTCGGAAAAGTCGGCGTGCTGTTCGGCGGCCGTTCGGCCGAGCGCGAAGTGTCCATCATGTCCGGCAACGGCGTGCTGAAGGCATTGAAAAGCCGCGGCGTCGACGCCTATCTATTCGATCCGGCCGAGCGCAGCTTGGCGGAACTGGCGGCGGAAAAATTCGACCGTGTGTTCATCGCCTTGCACGGCCGCTACGGCGAAGACGGCACGCTGCAAGGTGCGTTGGAACAGCTGGGCATTCCATATACCGGCCCGGGCGTGATGGCATCGGCGATCGCCATGGACAAGGTGATGACCAAGCGTGTCTGGCAAAGCGCTGGCTTGCCGACACCGCGCTTCCTGGTGCTGGATGCGCACAGCGCGACCCGCGAAGAGTTGCGCCAGGTGCCGGATGTGCTGGGCCTGCCGCTGATGCTGAAGGCGCCGCATGAAGGTTCGACCATCGGTATCGCCAAGGTCGCCGGCTATTCCGACATGAGCGAGGGTTTTGCCTTGTGCGCCAAGTACGATGAGGTGGTGCTGGCGGAAGAATTCATTCGCGGCCGCGAGCTGACGGTGCCGGTGCTGGGTGCCGGCCGTACAGCGCGCCCTCTGCCTATCGTCGAGATCCGCGCGCCTGAAGGCAATTACGACTATCAGCACAAGTATTTTACCGACGACACCAAGTATTTATGTCCGGCTCCGCTGGATGCCGCGCTGACCCAGCGCATTCAGGCGCTGGCGGTGCAGGCGTTCAGGGCGATCGGCTGCGAAGGCTGGGCGCGCGTCGACTTCATGCTGCGCGATGCGGATAACGAGCCGTTCCTGCTAGAGATCAATACTTCGCCAGGGATGACCGGCCATTCGTTGGTGCCGATAGCGGCCAAGGCGAACGGCGTCAGCTATGAAGACTTGTGCCTTGAAATCCTGGCTTCGGCGGCGCTCGACCTGGCGCCCACCGCGGACTGGAAGCCGGTATGA
- the murC gene encoding UDP-N-acetylmuramate--L-alanine ligase: MKHKVKNIHFVGIGGSGMSGIAEVLLNLGYTISGSDLGDNAATRRLAGLGAKVSRGHAAKHIDQAHAIVTSTAVQADNPEVVAARERHIPIVPRAVMLAELMRLKRGIAIAGTHGKTTTTSLVASVLAQGGLDPTFVIGGRLTSAGANAKLGSGDFIVAEADESDASFLNLSPVIEVITNIDADHMDTYDHDFGKLKQAFVEFTQRLPFYGVAVLCMDDANVREIMPQISKLITTYGFHEEADVRAIDAKAVGGHMQFTVIQKGYAAMPISLNQPGMHNVQNACAAIAIARELGVADSAIQQALTEFNGVGRRFTRYGEIKLQDAAGKPRGEFALVDDYGHHPVETAATIQAARGAYPGRRLVLVFQPHRYTRTRDLFEDFVKVLSTVDVLVLAEVYAAGEAPIVAADGRALAHALRVAGMGELVFVEDINDMPASILNIVRDGDVVMTMGAGSISGVPGKLAQLVEQ; encoded by the coding sequence ATGAAACATAAAGTCAAAAATATCCATTTCGTAGGAATCGGCGGCAGTGGCATGAGCGGCATTGCCGAGGTGCTGCTGAATCTCGGCTATACCATTTCCGGTTCCGATCTCGGCGACAATGCGGCGACGCGCCGACTGGCAGGACTGGGCGCCAAGGTCAGCCGCGGCCACGCTGCCAAGCATATCGACCAGGCCCACGCCATCGTCACATCGACCGCGGTGCAGGCCGATAATCCAGAAGTCGTCGCGGCCCGCGAAAGGCATATCCCCATCGTGCCGCGCGCGGTCATGCTGGCGGAACTGATGCGCCTCAAGCGCGGCATCGCCATCGCAGGCACCCACGGCAAGACCACCACCACCAGCCTGGTGGCAAGCGTGCTGGCGCAGGGCGGACTGGATCCAACCTTTGTGATCGGCGGCCGTCTCACCAGCGCCGGCGCCAACGCCAAGCTCGGTTCCGGCGACTTTATCGTGGCCGAAGCCGATGAATCGGATGCCTCGTTCCTGAATCTGTCGCCGGTGATCGAGGTGATCACCAATATCGACGCCGATCATATGGATACCTATGATCACGATTTCGGCAAGCTGAAGCAGGCTTTTGTAGAGTTTACCCAGCGGCTGCCGTTCTACGGCGTGGCCGTGCTGTGTATGGATGACGCCAATGTGCGTGAAATCATGCCGCAGATTTCCAAGCTGATCACCACCTATGGCTTCCACGAAGAAGCCGATGTGCGTGCGATCGACGCCAAGGCGGTCGGCGGGCACATGCAGTTCACCGTGATCCAGAAAGGCTATGCGGCGATGCCGATCAGCCTGAACCAGCCTGGCATGCACAATGTGCAGAACGCTTGCGCGGCGATTGCGATTGCGCGTGAACTGGGCGTCGCCGACAGCGCGATCCAGCAGGCGTTGACCGAGTTCAACGGCGTCGGCCGGCGCTTTACCCGCTACGGTGAAATCAAGCTGCAGGATGCCGCCGGCAAGCCCAGGGGCGAATTTGCGCTGGTCGACGATTACGGCCATCACCCGGTGGAAACCGCGGCCACCATCCAGGCGGCGCGCGGCGCCTATCCGGGACGGCGGCTGGTGCTGGTATTCCAGCCGCACCGCTATACCCGCACCCGTGATCTGTTTGAAGATTTTGTCAAAGTGCTGTCGACGGTCGACGTGCTGGTGCTGGCTGAAGTGTATGCCGCCGGTGAAGCGCCGATTGTCGCTGCCGACGGCCGCGCGCTGGCGCATGCCTTGCGGGTGGCTGGCATGGGCGAGCTGGTGTTTGTGGAAGATATCAACGACATGCCGGCATCGATCTTGAATATCGTCCGCGACGGCGACGTCGTGATGACCATGGGAGCCGGATCGATTAGCGGCGTACCCGGCAAGCTGGCGCAACTGGTAGAGCAATGA
- the murD gene encoding UDP-N-acetylmuramoyl-L-alanine--D-glutamate ligase, with the protein MNYTGKHVLVLGLGESGLASALWLAHCGATVRVADTRSAPERLPLLQQAIPDVEFCGPDENAEAGFAVSLLDGIDFAVTSPGLAPARELKDILSAATDRDIPVWGEIEVFAQALAALRESQGYAPKVIAITGTNGKTTVTSLTGLLCERAGLTVQVAGNISPAALDVLRSALERDALPQVWVLELSSFQLHATCGLHADAATILNITQDHLDWHGDMASYVADKARIFSANTVRVLNRDDPLTMQFANGNSISFGFDEPHEGDCFGLVSDNGMQWLSVAVPGDEEERVEKRRNKKEQLALLPVTVKRLMPADALRIRGRHNAANALAALALCRAIDLPFAPLLHGLREYHGEPHRVELVTTIGGVEYYDDSKGTNVGATVAALNGLGRGCDGDGAGANPSRLLLIAGGDGKGQDFAPLAAPLAAYGRALLLIGRDAPAIRAAVESTAGALEIVDCVTLEEAVTRAAELAHPGDAVLLSPACASFDMFRNYAHRAQVFVDAVRELALSRGEVGL; encoded by the coding sequence ATGAACTATACGGGTAAACATGTTCTGGTATTAGGGCTTGGAGAATCGGGCCTGGCATCCGCTTTGTGGCTGGCACATTGCGGTGCGACCGTGCGCGTGGCGGATACCCGCAGTGCGCCCGAAAGGTTGCCGCTGTTGCAGCAGGCCATTCCGGACGTGGAATTTTGCGGTCCCGATGAGAATGCTGAAGCGGGCTTTGCCGTCAGCCTGTTGGACGGTATCGATTTTGCCGTCACCAGCCCGGGCCTGGCGCCGGCACGCGAGCTGAAAGACATCCTGTCTGCCGCCACTGATCGCGACATCCCGGTATGGGGTGAAATCGAAGTATTCGCCCAAGCCCTGGCGGCATTGCGCGAGAGCCAGGGCTATGCGCCGAAAGTGATTGCCATCACCGGCACCAACGGCAAGACCACCGTCACCAGCCTGACCGGCCTGCTGTGCGAACGCGCCGGCTTGACCGTGCAGGTTGCCGGCAATATCAGCCCGGCTGCACTGGATGTCTTGCGCAGCGCGCTGGAGCGCGACGCCTTGCCCCAGGTCTGGGTGCTGGAACTGTCCAGCTTCCAGCTGCATGCTACCTGCGGCCTGCACGCCGATGCTGCGACCATTCTGAACATCACCCAGGATCACCTGGATTGGCACGGCGACATGGCGTCCTATGTCGCCGACAAGGCGCGTATCTTCAGCGCCAATACCGTGCGCGTGCTGAACCGCGACGATCCCTTGACGATGCAGTTCGCCAACGGCAACAGCATCAGCTTCGGTTTCGATGAACCGCATGAAGGCGATTGCTTTGGACTGGTCAGCGACAATGGCATGCAATGGCTGTCGGTCGCGGTGCCCGGCGACGAAGAAGAGCGCGTCGAGAAGCGGCGCAACAAGAAAGAACAGCTGGCCTTGCTGCCGGTGACGGTCAAGCGCCTGATGCCGGCCGACGCCTTGCGCATCCGCGGCCGCCATAATGCCGCCAATGCGCTGGCGGCGCTGGCCCTGTGCCGCGCGATCGACTTACCGTTTGCTCCTTTGTTGCACGGCTTGCGTGAATACCATGGCGAACCGCATCGGGTGGAGCTGGTGACCACCATCGGCGGCGTGGAATACTACGACGACAGCAAGGGCACCAATGTCGGCGCCACGGTTGCCGCGCTGAACGGCTTGGGGCGCGGTTGCGACGGCGATGGCGCGGGCGCCAATCCTAGCCGTTTGCTGCTGATCGCCGGTGGCGACGGTAAAGGACAGGATTTTGCACCGCTGGCGGCGCCGCTGGCGGCCTACGGCCGGGCGCTGCTGCTGATCGGCCGCGACGCGCCGGCAATTCGCGCCGCGGTGGAAAGCACGGCTGGCGCACTGGAAATCGTCGACTGCGTGACGCTGGAAGAAGCCGTGACCCGCGCGGCAGAACTGGCCCATCCTGGCGACGCCGTGCTGCTGTCGCCGGCCTGCGCCAGTTTCGACATGTTCCGCAACTATGCGCACCGGGCGCAGGTGTTCGTCGATGCCGTGCGCGAACTGGCCTTGTCGCGCGGCGAGGTCGGACTATGA
- the mraY gene encoding phospho-N-acetylmuramoyl-pentapeptide-transferase → MLLWLAQNFQQDFSFLRVFTFITFRAVFATLTALMIGLIAGPGVIRMLARLKVGQAVRTDGPQTHLIKSGTPTMGGVLILIAIGISTLLWSDLGNRFVWIVLIVTLGFGTIGWVDDYRKVVYKDPNGMRSREKYFWQSVIGVVAAIYLAFSVSAPNNTQVWDLFVAWVESGFSLDLPPKADLIVPFFKTVSYPLGVWGFMALTYFVIVGTSNAVNLTDGLDGLAIMPTVMVGAALGLFAYLTGNVTFAKYLLIPHIPGAGELLIFCGAMAGAGLAFLWYNAYPAQVFMGDVGALALGGALGTVAVIVRQEIVLFIMGGIFVVETLSVMLQVIYFKYTKKRFGVGRRVLLMAPLHHHYEQKGWKETQVVVRFWIISMMLVLFGLSTLKLR, encoded by the coding sequence ATGCTGCTATGGCTGGCACAAAATTTTCAGCAGGATTTCAGTTTCCTGCGCGTCTTCACCTTCATCACGTTTCGCGCGGTGTTCGCGACCCTGACGGCGCTGATGATCGGCCTGATCGCGGGACCGGGCGTGATCCGCATGCTGGCGCGCCTCAAGGTCGGCCAGGCGGTGCGTACCGACGGCCCGCAGACGCACCTGATCAAGTCCGGCACGCCGACCATGGGCGGCGTCCTGATCCTGATCGCGATCGGCATTTCGACCCTGCTGTGGAGCGATCTCGGTAACCGTTTCGTCTGGATCGTGTTGATCGTGACGCTCGGCTTCGGCACCATCGGCTGGGTCGACGACTATCGCAAGGTGGTCTACAAGGATCCGAACGGCATGCGTTCGCGCGAAAAATATTTCTGGCAATCGGTGATCGGCGTGGTCGCCGCGATCTACCTGGCGTTCTCGGTGTCGGCGCCGAACAATACCCAGGTCTGGGATTTGTTCGTGGCCTGGGTCGAATCCGGCTTCAGCCTCGACCTGCCGCCCAAGGCTGACCTGATCGTGCCCTTCTTCAAGACCGTCAGCTATCCGCTGGGCGTGTGGGGTTTCATGGCCTTGACCTATTTCGTGATTGTCGGCACCAGCAACGCCGTCAACCTGACCGATGGCCTGGATGGCCTGGCGATCATGCCGACCGTGATGGTCGGTGCGGCGCTGGGATTGTTCGCCTACCTGACCGGCAACGTCACTTTCGCCAAATACCTGCTGATCCCGCATATCCCGGGCGCCGGCGAACTGCTGATTTTCTGCGGCGCCATGGCCGGCGCCGGACTCGCTTTCCTCTGGTACAACGCCTATCCGGCGCAGGTATTCATGGGCGATGTCGGCGCGCTGGCCCTGGGCGGCGCCCTTGGCACGGTGGCCGTCATCGTGCGTCAGGAAATCGTGCTGTTCATTATGGGCGGTATTTTCGTGGTTGAAACTTTGTCGGTGATGTTGCAGGTAATCTATTTCAAGTACACCAAGAAGCGCTTCGGCGTCGGCCGCCGGGTGCTGCTGATGGCGCCTTTGCACCATCACTATGAACAAAAGGGCTGGAAGGAAACGCAGGTTGTGGTGCGTTTCTGGATCATCTCGATGATGCTGGTGTTGTTTGGGCTTTCAACTCTGAAGTTAAGGTAG
- the murF gene encoding UDP-N-acetylmuramoyl-tripeptide--D-alanyl-D-alanine ligase, with protein sequence MNTTLAQLQSWLGLPASAGAAGQTVISGLFTDSRAVIPGSVFVALRGERFDAHDFLDQVIAQGAAAVVVEQAPAGLTVPALVVSDSRLALGTIGQRWRQQFRLPLIAVTGSNGKTTVKEMIAAILVAAFGVDKSLATRGNFNNEIGVPLTLLRLQAEHQAAVIELGMNHPGEIAVLTALAEPTVALVNNAQREHQEFMASVEAVAEENGSVIRGLAANGIAVFPADDPYTGLWRSYSAKGGSLTFGLTPAADVHCSYSNGADGFGSDLTVSVPGQPSFLVQLAAAGEHNVRNALAAIACTLAIGVDTAAITRGLESFAPVSGRLQRKLATHASCAGALVIDDTYNANPDSVRAAIDVLAQAATPRLLVLGEMGEVGNDGRQFHHEIGAYAQQRGITQLFTLGEMAAEASVAFGPQARHFTDIAALLAALDVAMTPNTTVLVKGSRFMKMERAVRHLVGTTSEGTH encoded by the coding sequence ATGAATACCACATTGGCGCAACTGCAGTCGTGGCTGGGCTTGCCTGCCAGCGCGGGCGCCGCCGGCCAGACTGTGATCAGCGGCTTGTTCACGGACAGCCGTGCGGTGATCCCGGGTTCCGTGTTCGTCGCCTTGCGCGGCGAGCGTTTTGACGCCCACGATTTCCTCGATCAGGTCATCGCCCAGGGCGCCGCCGCGGTAGTGGTCGAGCAAGCTCCCGCCGGCCTGACGGTGCCGGCGCTGGTGGTGAGCGATAGCCGGCTGGCCTTGGGCACGATAGGGCAGCGCTGGCGCCAGCAGTTCAGGCTGCCGCTGATCGCCGTCACCGGCAGCAACGGCAAGACCACCGTCAAGGAAATGATCGCCGCGATCCTGGTCGCGGCTTTTGGCGTTGACAAGTCACTGGCAACACGCGGCAATTTCAATAACGAGATCGGCGTGCCGCTGACCTTGTTGCGGTTGCAAGCGGAGCATCAGGCCGCCGTGATTGAGCTGGGTATGAACCATCCCGGCGAAATCGCCGTGCTGACGGCGCTTGCCGAACCGACTGTCGCTCTGGTCAACAATGCCCAGCGCGAACATCAGGAGTTCATGGCCAGCGTCGAAGCCGTTGCCGAGGAAAACGGCAGTGTGATCCGCGGCCTGGCGGCCAACGGCATTGCGGTTTTCCCTGCGGATGATCCGTATACCGGCCTGTGGCGCAGCTATAGCGCCAAGGGCGGCAGCCTGACTTTCGGCCTGACGCCGGCGGCGGACGTCCATTGCAGCTACAGCAATGGCGCCGACGGTTTCGGCAGCGACCTGACGGTGAGCGTTCCCGGCCAGCCTTCGTTCCTGGTGCAACTGGCGGCTGCCGGCGAGCACAATGTACGCAATGCGCTGGCGGCCATTGCCTGCACGCTGGCGATCGGCGTCGACACCGCGGCCATCACGCGCGGCCTGGAATCGTTCGCGCCAGTCAGCGGCCGCCTGCAACGCAAGCTGGCCACCCACGCAAGCTGCGCCGGCGCGCTGGTGATCGACGATACCTACAACGCCAATCCGGATTCGGTGCGGGCCGCGATCGACGTCCTGGCGCAGGCTGCCACACCGCGTCTGCTGGTGCTGGGCGAGATGGGCGAAGTCGGCAACGACGGCCGCCAGTTCCACCATGAAATCGGCGCTTACGCGCAACAACGCGGTATTACGCAACTGTTCACGCTGGGTGAGATGGCGGCCGAGGCGAGTGTCGCCTTCGGCCCCCAGGCCCGGCACTTTACCGACATCGCAGCGTTGCTAGCCGCGCTCGATGTCGCCATGACACCGAATACGACCGTGCTGGTCAAAGGCTCGCGCTTCATGAAAATGGAGCGCGCCGTCCGGCACCTGGTTGGCACAACATCCGAGGGGACTCACTAA
- a CDS encoding cell division protein FtsQ/DivIB gives MWQDVKMLNAISGTLLGLAALALLASGIWWLAQRPMFTLKTIRIEGVGQSELRRVNPLIVRASALPRIKGNFFTANLDTVRTAFESVPWVRKATVQREWPNTLIVTVEEHQPLATWDDDGRLLSVRGDLFTANLDEAEEDGALLRLSGPAGSEKDVVARLADFRQWFAPLKLNPVDVALSSRYAWTVKLDNGMTVELGREQNKTTLKDRVARLVQIYPQLLSRLQNRIESVDMRYPNGLALKASGMTGGLGSKKK, from the coding sequence ATGTGGCAAGACGTCAAAATGTTGAACGCGATCTCCGGCACCTTGCTCGGGCTGGCAGCGCTCGCATTGCTGGCGTCCGGCATCTGGTGGCTGGCGCAGCGTCCGATGTTTACGCTGAAGACCATCCGCATCGAAGGCGTCGGCCAGAGCGAGCTGCGGCGTGTGAATCCGCTGATCGTGCGGGCTTCCGCACTACCGCGCATCAAGGGTAATTTCTTTACGGCGAATCTGGATACGGTGCGTACGGCATTCGAATCGGTGCCGTGGGTGCGCAAGGCGACGGTGCAGCGCGAATGGCCGAATACGCTGATCGTGACAGTTGAAGAGCATCAGCCGCTGGCCACTTGGGATGACGATGGGCGCCTGCTGTCTGTGCGCGGCGATTTGTTTACCGCCAACCTGGATGAGGCGGAAGAAGACGGCGCATTGCTGCGCCTGTCCGGCCCTGCCGGCAGCGAGAAGGATGTAGTGGCGCGCCTGGCGGATTTTCGCCAGTGGTTTGCGCCGCTCAAGTTGAACCCGGTGGACGTGGCTTTATCGAGCCGCTACGCATGGACAGTCAAGCTGGACAACGGCATGACGGTGGAGCTGGGACGGGAACAGAACAAGACCACGCTGAAAGACCGGGTGGCGCGGCTGGTGCAGATTTATCCGCAGTTGCTGTCGCGTTTGCAGAACCGGATCGAGAGTGTAGATATGCGGTATCCGAATGGCTTGGCGCTGAAGGCTAGCGGCATGACGGGCGGATTGGGAAGCAAGAAAAAATAA
- the ftsW gene encoding putative lipid II flippase FtsW, with amino-acid sequence MMEYDQPLVWVVIILMLFGLVMVYSASIALPDSPKYSNYTNAHFLVRQAIFICVSLVAGLVTFRIPIATWQRWAPYLFVVTLILLAMVLVPGLGRGVNGAKRWLSFRVFNLQPSELMKLFIVLYAANYTVRKQEVMHKLTKGFLPMTAAVGLVGLLLMLEPDLGALGVIVCIAMGILFLGGINGIWFGGIGAMLAGMFTLVIWLSPWRRERIFAYLNPWAEENALGKAYQLSHSLIAFGRGELFGVGLGASVEKLHYLPEAHTDFLLAVIGEELGFAGVLVVVMLFYWIIKRSFEIGRQAIAMEQTFAGLTAKGIGIWIGVQTFINMGVNLGLLPTKGLTLPLMSYGGSGVLINCIGLAILLRIDYENRVLMRGGRA; translated from the coding sequence ATGATGGAATACGACCAGCCGCTGGTGTGGGTGGTGATCATCCTGATGCTGTTCGGCCTGGTGATGGTGTATTCGGCCTCGATCGCCTTGCCGGATTCGCCCAAGTATTCGAACTACACGAATGCCCATTTCCTGGTGCGCCAGGCGATCTTCATCTGTGTCTCGCTGGTGGCCGGCCTGGTGACCTTCCGCATTCCGATCGCCACCTGGCAGCGTTGGGCGCCCTATCTGTTCGTGGTCACTCTGATCCTGCTGGCGATGGTGCTGGTGCCGGGCCTGGGGCGCGGCGTCAACGGCGCCAAGCGCTGGCTGTCGTTCCGCGTCTTCAATCTGCAGCCTTCGGAACTGATGAAGCTGTTCATCGTGCTGTACGCCGCCAACTACACGGTGCGCAAGCAGGAAGTGATGCACAAGCTGACCAAGGGATTCCTGCCGATGACGGCGGCGGTCGGCCTGGTCGGCCTGCTGCTGATGCTGGAGCCGGACCTGGGCGCGCTCGGCGTGATCGTCTGCATCGCCATGGGAATCCTGTTCCTGGGCGGGATCAACGGCATCTGGTTTGGCGGCATCGGCGCTATGTTGGCAGGCATGTTTACGCTGGTGATCTGGCTGTCGCCATGGCGCCGCGAGCGGATATTCGCTTATCTGAATCCGTGGGCAGAAGAAAATGCCCTGGGCAAGGCTTACCAGCTGTCGCACTCGCTGATTGCCTTCGGCCGCGGCGAGTTGTTTGGCGTCGGTCTCGGCGCCAGCGTCGAAAAACTGCACTATTTGCCGGAAGCACATACCGACTTCCTGCTGGCGGTGATCGGCGAAGAGCTGGGGTTTGCCGGCGTGCTGGTGGTGGTGATGCTGTTTTACTGGATTATCAAACGCTCCTTTGAAATCGGCCGCCAGGCGATCGCGATGGAACAGACTTTCGCCGGCCTGACAGCCAAGGGCATCGGCATCTGGATCGGCGTGCAGACCTTCATCAACATGGGCGTCAACCTGGGCTTGCTGCCGACCAAGGGCTTGACCTTGCCGCTGATGAGCTACGGCGGTTCCGGCGTGCTGATCAACTGCATCGGCCTGGCGATCCTGCTGCGCATCGATTATGAAAACCGGGTTCTGATGCGCGGAGGCCGGGCATGA
- the ftsA gene encoding cell division protein FtsA translates to MTKDAKNLIVGLDIGTSKVVAVVAEVLSDGRHEVIGLGQAESKGLKKGVVVNIEATVESIQRALEEAELMADCKIRNVYTGIAGSHIRSFNSSGMVAIKDKEVSAADVSRVIETAKAVNIPTDQQLLHTVPQEFIVDSQEDVREPIGMSGIRLEVKVHIVTGAVSAVQNIVKCIRRCGLEVSDLILQPMASADAVLTPDEKELGVVLVDIGGGTTDVAVFTEGAIRHTAVIPIAGDQITNDIAMALRTPTNEAEEIKLRYGVAKQILADPGETLEVPGLGDRNPRTLSRQALAAVIEPRVEELFALVHQVVRESGYEEVLSSGVVLTGGSAMMPGMIELAEDIFLKPARLGTPDYRGQLADVVRSPRYSTVLGLLLEAKKQYLRGYIVTRQEGSAKAIWQRMKEWFLGNF, encoded by the coding sequence ATGACAAAAGACGCAAAAAACTTGATCGTCGGTCTCGACATCGGCACCTCGAAAGTGGTGGCGGTGGTAGCCGAGGTATTGTCGGATGGACGCCATGAAGTGATTGGCCTGGGCCAGGCTGAATCCAAGGGTTTGAAAAAAGGCGTGGTGGTGAACATCGAAGCCACCGTGGAATCCATCCAGCGCGCGCTGGAAGAGGCCGAGCTGATGGCCGACTGCAAAATCCGCAATGTCTACACCGGCATCGCAGGCAGCCATATCCGCAGCTTCAATTCCAGCGGCATGGTGGCGATCAAGGACAAGGAAGTCAGCGCAGCGGACGTCTCGCGCGTTATTGAAACGGCCAAGGCGGTCAATATACCGACCGACCAGCAACTGCTGCATACGGTACCGCAGGAATTTATTGTCGACAGCCAGGAAGATGTGCGCGAACCAATTGGCATGAGCGGCATCCGACTCGAGGTCAAGGTGCACATCGTCACCGGCGCCGTGTCCGCGGTGCAGAACATCGTCAAGTGCATCCGCCGTTGCGGGCTGGAAGTGTCTGACCTGATCCTGCAGCCGATGGCCTCGGCCGATGCGGTGCTGACGCCGGACGAGAAAGAGCTGGGCGTGGTGCTGGTGGATATCGGCGGCGGCACCACCGACGTCGCGGTGTTCACCGAAGGAGCGATCCGCCATACCGCGGTGATTCCGATTGCCGGCGACCAGATCACCAACGACATTGCGATGGCGCTGCGGACGCCGACCAATGAAGCTGAAGAGATCAAGCTGCGTTACGGCGTCGCCAAGCAGATCCTGGCCGATCCGGGCGAAACGCTGGAAGTGCCGGGCCTGGGCGACCGCAATCCGCGCACCTTGTCGCGCCAGGCATTGGCGGCGGTGATCGAACCGCGGGTGGAGGAATTGTTCGCGCTGGTGCATCAGGTAGTGCGCGAGTCGGGTTACGAAGAAGTGCTGTCGAGCGGCGTGGTGCTGACCGGCGGTTCGGCCATGATGCCGGGCATGATCGAACTGGCGGAAGACATCTTCCTCAAGCCGGCGCGCCTGGGCACGCCGGATTACCGCGGCCAGTTGGCGGACGTAGTGCGCAGTCCGCGTTATTCGACCGTGCTGGGCTTGCTGCTGGAAGCGAAGAAACAATACCTGCGTGGCTATATAGTGACCCGCCAGGAAGGATCGGCGAAGGCGATCTGGCAGCGGATGAAAGAATGGTTTTTGGGTAATTTTTAA